In the Ilumatobacteraceae bacterium genome, one interval contains:
- a CDS encoding MarR family winged helix-turn-helix transcriptional regulator, which yields MSATNGANGAATAPAGLEHELDAPPWRRVESTLMATANAIRAAYDERLADLGLTLSLASLLAYVADYGPVSQTRVAEHLGQGRAVTGTQIDRLEALGHVERRPDPRDRRVWLVAITPDGLDLSVSIADVDRVLRAELRAGISRADRQTLAATLVRLQQNLHRSTNQSHHQGATP from the coding sequence ATGTCCGCGACAAATGGTGCGAACGGGGCGGCCACTGCGCCGGCAGGTCTGGAGCACGAGCTCGACGCGCCGCCCTGGCGTCGGGTCGAGAGCACGCTGATGGCGACCGCCAACGCGATCCGTGCCGCGTACGACGAACGGCTCGCCGACCTCGGTCTGACGCTCAGTCTGGCGAGCCTGCTCGCCTACGTGGCCGACTACGGCCCCGTCAGCCAGACGCGCGTCGCCGAACACCTGGGTCAGGGGCGCGCCGTGACCGGTACCCAGATCGACCGGCTCGAAGCACTCGGCCACGTCGAACGCCGTCCCGATCCCCGCGACCGCCGGGTCTGGCTCGTGGCGATCACGCCGGACGGACTCGACCTGTCGGTGTCGATCGCCGACGTCGACCGTGTCCTGCGGGCCGAACTCCGGGCCGGGATCTCACGGGCCGATCGCCAGACGCTGGCGGCGACGCTCGTCCGTCTCCAACAGAACCTCCATCGATCCACCAACCAGTCACACCATCAGGGAGCTACACCATGA
- a CDS encoding acyl-CoA dehydrogenase family protein, with product MTDTTDATLSPAEADEFRARCRAFLETHARPGARRNLDAAREFQGELAAAGLAGLAYPTEYGGAGLTSEHERIWRAVAQEFPAMTGELVISHGMCLPVLNEFGTDEQKRTYMPDNIAARTVWCQMFSEPGAGSDVASLQTKAERDGDEWILNGQKVWTTLAHVSDYGVVIARTDPEQPKHAGISMFIVDLQAPGVEIRPIHQIDGGRHFNEVFFTDVRVPVDHLIGEYNNGWRQATAMLMYERVAIGSMGAGSISQPMYELLRNAATAAGRIDDPVVRDQLMEIYAMETTKSLVAMRTRAEMKAGKAPGPGGSLGKLYGSVISWRFREIAMEIAGAGSQAWDPDDEIAGLLQNTVVGSFSSSIAGGTDEIQRNIIGDRVLGLPRDISVDTKVPFKDLKVGTAR from the coding sequence ATGACCGACACGACCGACGCCACCCTGTCCCCCGCCGAGGCCGACGAGTTCCGAGCCAGGTGCCGCGCGTTCCTCGAGACGCACGCCCGCCCGGGAGCTCGCCGCAACCTCGACGCCGCCCGTGAGTTCCAGGGCGAGCTCGCCGCGGCGGGGCTGGCGGGCTTGGCCTATCCGACCGAGTACGGCGGCGCCGGGCTCACGTCGGAGCACGAACGCATCTGGCGCGCGGTCGCACAGGAGTTCCCGGCCATGACCGGCGAACTCGTGATCAGCCACGGTATGTGCCTCCCCGTACTCAACGAGTTCGGCACCGACGAGCAGAAGCGCACCTACATGCCCGACAACATCGCGGCGCGCACGGTGTGGTGCCAGATGTTCTCCGAGCCCGGTGCCGGTTCCGACGTCGCCAGCCTGCAGACCAAGGCCGAACGCGACGGCGACGAATGGATCCTCAACGGTCAGAAGGTCTGGACCACCCTCGCTCACGTCAGCGACTACGGCGTCGTCATCGCCCGCACCGACCCCGAGCAGCCGAAGCACGCGGGCATCTCGATGTTCATCGTCGACCTGCAGGCACCCGGCGTCGAGATCCGCCCGATCCACCAGATCGACGGTGGCCGCCACTTCAACGAGGTCTTCTTCACCGATGTCCGCGTCCCGGTCGACCACCTGATCGGCGAGTACAACAACGGCTGGCGGCAGGCGACCGCGATGCTCATGTACGAGCGGGTCGCGATCGGCTCGATGGGCGCCGGCTCGATCAGCCAGCCGATGTACGAGTTGCTCCGCAACGCAGCCACGGCCGCCGGCCGGATCGACGACCCGGTCGTGCGTGACCAGCTGATGGAGATCTACGCGATGGAAACCACCAAGTCCCTCGTCGCGATGCGCACCCGCGCCGAGATGAAGGCCGGCAAGGCACCGGGCCCCGGTGGGTCACTCGGCAAGCTCTACGGCTCGGTCATCTCGTGGCGATTCCGCGAGATCGCGATGGAGATCGCCGGCGCCGGATCACAGGCGTGGGACCCCGACGACGAGATCGCCGGCCTGCTCCAGAACACCGTCGTCGGGTCGTTCTCGTCGAGCATCGCCGGCGGCACCGACGAGATCCAGCGCAACATCATCGGCGACCGCGTGCTCGGTCTCCCCCGCGACATCTCCGTCGACACCAAGGTCCCGTTCAAGGACCTGAAGGTCGGCACCGCCCGCTGA
- a CDS encoding histidine phosphatase family protein, protein MTPPREFRQHRFAPAPGSCEILLVRHGESAPMVEGSAFDLIDGHGDPHLHPDGVEQAERMAERLASTAESIAAIYVTKLTRTHQTAAPLAARLGLDPIVDPDLHEVFLGDWEGGEFRRRVADGDAVAQEMYRQQRWDVIPNGEPAADFEARVRRGIERIAAAHPDQLVAVVVHGGVIGQAMNIASGATGFTFNGAANGSITHLVVEPTRWVVRCYNDTGHLWPTFGREPGADPAASGFSA, encoded by the coding sequence GTGACCCCTCCGAGAGAGTTCCGTCAGCACCGCTTCGCGCCGGCACCCGGCTCGTGCGAGATCCTCCTCGTCCGCCACGGCGAGTCCGCGCCGATGGTCGAAGGGTCGGCGTTCGATCTCATCGACGGGCACGGCGACCCGCACCTGCACCCCGACGGTGTCGAACAGGCCGAGCGCATGGCCGAGCGGTTGGCGTCGACGGCGGAGTCGATCGCGGCGATCTACGTCACGAAGCTCACCCGGACGCACCAGACCGCGGCACCGTTGGCTGCCCGGCTCGGTCTGGATCCCATCGTCGATCCCGACCTGCACGAGGTGTTCCTCGGGGATTGGGAGGGTGGTGAGTTCCGTCGCCGGGTGGCGGACGGCGACGCGGTCGCACAGGAGATGTACCGCCAGCAGCGGTGGGATGTGATCCCCAACGGAGAACCGGCGGCCGACTTCGAGGCCCGCGTACGCCGCGGCATCGAGCGGATCGCCGCGGCACACCCCGATCAACTCGTCGCGGTCGTGGTGCACGGCGGCGTGATCGGTCAGGCGATGAACATCGCCTCGGGCGCGACGGGGTTCACCTTCAACGGCGCGGCGAACGGCTCGATCACTCACCTCGTCGTCGAGCCGACGCGGTGGGTCGTGCGGTGCTACAACGACACCGGCCACCTCTGGCCGACATTCGGCCGCGAACCGGGGGCCGACCCCGCCGCATCGGGCTTCAGCGCCTGA